The following proteins are co-located in the Alcaligenes faecalis genome:
- the kdpB gene encoding potassium-transporting ATPase subunit KdpB, translating into MSITDLKAPQESERSTAFQAVPWGTVCKEAFKKLSPRVQFKNPVMCVVYLGSIVTSLLGVQALMGQGEAPAGFIWSIAAWLWFTVLFANAAEAVAEGRGKAQADALRSTRKRVMAKVLKDPARDSRAWPVPSDELLPGAYVLVEAGQIIPADGEVLQGAASVDESAITGESAPVIRESGGDFCSVTGGTRVLSDWIVMRVTAKPGEAFLDRMIAMVEGAKRGKTPNEIALNILLVALTLIFLLVCVTLLPFSSFATALTGQGSPVTMTALIALLVCLIPTTIGALLSAVGVAGMSRMMKANVLASSGRAIEAAGDVDVLLLDKTGTITLGNREASAFLPAPQVSEQVLADAAQLASLADETPEGRSIVVLAKQLFNLRGRQLQGAQTIAFSAHTRMSGIDIEGRQIRKGAANTMRAHIESQGGVFPRELDTLVNEVARRGSTPLVVTEGNKALGVVELKDIVKGGIKERFAELRAMGIKTVMITGDNKLTAAAIAAEAGVDDYLAEATPEDKLQLIRRYQDEGRLVAMTGDGTNDAPALAQADVAVAMNSGTQAAKEAGNMVDLDSNPTKLLRVVEVGKQMIMTRGALTTFSIANDLAKYFAVIPAAFVVTYPALGALNVMQLHSPASAILSAVIFNALIIIALIPLALQGVKYRPEPASRLLKRNLLIYGLGGLIAPFIGIKLIDLLLTPFFG; encoded by the coding sequence TGGGGCACGGTGTGCAAGGAAGCCTTCAAGAAATTGTCGCCTCGGGTGCAGTTCAAGAACCCGGTGATGTGTGTGGTGTATCTGGGCAGTATCGTCACTAGCTTGCTGGGCGTGCAGGCCTTGATGGGGCAGGGTGAGGCCCCCGCTGGATTTATCTGGTCTATTGCAGCCTGGCTGTGGTTTACGGTTCTGTTTGCCAATGCGGCCGAAGCGGTGGCAGAAGGCCGGGGTAAAGCGCAGGCTGATGCGCTGCGTTCTACGCGCAAGCGGGTCATGGCCAAGGTTCTGAAAGACCCCGCCCGTGATAGCCGTGCCTGGCCTGTCCCCAGCGACGAACTGCTGCCCGGTGCCTATGTGCTGGTGGAAGCGGGCCAGATTATTCCGGCTGACGGCGAAGTGCTGCAGGGGGCAGCGTCGGTAGACGAGTCCGCCATTACGGGTGAATCGGCGCCGGTTATCCGGGAATCGGGGGGCGACTTTTGCTCGGTGACGGGTGGGACGCGAGTCCTGTCGGACTGGATCGTGATGCGGGTTACCGCTAAACCGGGTGAGGCTTTTCTGGATCGCATGATTGCGATGGTGGAGGGCGCCAAGCGCGGCAAGACGCCGAACGAGATTGCCTTGAATATCTTGCTGGTCGCCCTGACACTGATCTTCTTGCTGGTATGCGTTACCTTACTGCCTTTCTCCAGCTTTGCGACGGCGCTGACCGGACAGGGCTCGCCCGTCACGATGACTGCTTTGATTGCCCTATTGGTTTGCTTGATTCCGACTACCATCGGTGCCTTGCTGTCGGCGGTAGGTGTCGCCGGGATGAGCCGCATGATGAAAGCCAATGTGCTGGCCAGCTCGGGCCGCGCTATCGAGGCGGCAGGAGACGTGGATGTTTTGCTGCTGGACAAGACAGGCACCATTACGCTGGGTAATCGGGAGGCCTCGGCCTTTTTGCCCGCGCCGCAGGTATCGGAACAAGTCTTGGCCGATGCAGCCCAATTAGCCTCGCTGGCGGACGAGACCCCCGAAGGACGCTCCATTGTGGTGCTGGCCAAGCAGCTTTTCAATTTGCGTGGTCGTCAATTGCAGGGCGCGCAGACTATTGCCTTTAGCGCCCATACCCGCATGAGCGGCATTGATATTGAGGGTCGCCAGATCCGTAAAGGAGCGGCCAATACCATGCGCGCGCATATTGAATCTCAGGGCGGTGTGTTTCCCCGCGAATTGGACACCTTGGTCAATGAGGTGGCTCGGCGCGGCAGCACACCGCTGGTCGTTACCGAGGGCAATAAGGCGCTGGGTGTGGTGGAGCTCAAGGATATCGTCAAAGGCGGTATCAAGGAGCGCTTTGCCGAGTTGCGCGCCATGGGTATCAAGACCGTGATGATTACCGGGGATAACAAGCTGACCGCCGCTGCAATCGCTGCTGAGGCCGGGGTGGATGACTATCTGGCCGAAGCCACGCCCGAGGACAAGCTGCAATTGATTCGGCGCTATCAAGATGAAGGTCGCCTGGTGGCCATGACTGGCGACGGCACGAATGATGCGCCTGCTCTGGCGCAGGCCGATGTGGCTGTTGCGATGAACAGCGGCACCCAGGCGGCCAAAGAGGCCGGCAATATGGTGGATCTGGACAGCAACCCCACCAAGCTCTTGCGGGTGGTGGAAGTGGGCAAGCAGATGATCATGACGCGTGGTGCTCTGACCACCTTCAGTATTGCCAATGATCTGGCCAAGTACTTTGCGGTTATTCCTGCGGCTTTTGTGGTCACGTATCCTGCTTTGGGTGCCTTGAATGTGATGCAGCTGCATAGTCCGGCTAGCGCCATCCTGTCGGCAGTCATTTTCAACGCCTTGATCATCATCGCCTTGATTCCTTTGGCCTTGCAGGGTGTGAAGTATCGGCCCGAACCGGCCAGCCGTTTGCTGAAACGCAACTTGCTGATTTACGGCTTGGGCGGACTGATTGCGCCTTTTATCGGTATCAAACTCATTGACTTGCTGCTGACGCCGTTTTTCGGATAA
- a CDS encoding sensor histidine kinase KdpD — protein MSLEDRPDPDTLLQVIGEDPHQPRRGQLKIFFGACAGVGKTYAMLKEAHQRQSEGMSVAIGIVETHGRQETQALVDGLPVLARKAYQRQGRVVTEFDLDAALASGYQLLLVDELAHSNLEGSRHAKRWQDVEELLDAGIDVYTALNVQHLDSLNEVVGGIVGVRVRETVPDRIFDRAADVLLVDLPPDDLLSRLSAGKVYLADSVAHARQNFFRRGNLIALRELALRRVADRVNADVHVYRISHAIRTVWPTRELLMVCVSAESAQEALIREGARLAQQWQTPWIVLHVDTPQESGQIKAQEALVRLAASAQHAGAEFANIAGQDVAQTILAYARQRNVTKLILGNSSARSVWPWRTSLFERLARSNPEIGLLLLRMDTVQRPIRPLELEQPMVQGKALFIASLICVVTTLLAEQLLSFFDLSNVIMLFLITVVFIALRLGRLAGAWASLLSVAFFDFFFVEPRYSFSVTDTQYVFTFGVMLVVTLIIGQLAAKLQAEARAARDGERRAAALTRVSRDLAGALALEQVLAVCRDTLEPLFEMQVVLVVPDQQNQLVATRHTGFVELSVAQWVFDHMEAAGNGTETLNGASALYLPLKGPMAPRGVLVVQSGAAASLSTPDGRRLLDACCFILAQALERIHYVEIAQDTVLRMEGEKMRNALLSAVSHDLRTPLTVIRGLAETLEQPKGLSEAERTDIAHSIRIESDELRRQVSNLLDLARMQNEGVKLHKEWHALGEIVGIAVARCATALQPRKIVTEFAADLPLVEVDGVMLERVVTNLLDNAAKYTPTTSTISLRGLCSGQSMYLLMSDDGPGLPPGDPERLFETFTRGYKESSVAGVGLGLGLCRTIIAAHGGTISAKPRQPHGVIFEIRLPWKAAPHMDDDERLI, from the coding sequence ATGTCACTTGAGGATAGGCCGGACCCAGATACGCTGTTGCAGGTGATTGGCGAGGATCCGCACCAGCCTCGTCGCGGGCAGCTCAAGATTTTCTTCGGCGCTTGTGCGGGCGTAGGGAAAACCTACGCCATGCTCAAGGAGGCGCATCAACGCCAGTCCGAAGGGATGTCCGTGGCCATTGGGATTGTGGAAACCCACGGTCGTCAGGAAACCCAGGCCCTGGTTGACGGTTTGCCCGTACTGGCGCGCAAGGCGTATCAGCGGCAGGGGCGGGTGGTGACGGAATTTGACCTGGATGCGGCCTTGGCGTCGGGCTATCAGTTGCTGCTGGTGGACGAGCTGGCGCACTCCAATCTCGAGGGTAGCCGTCATGCCAAACGCTGGCAGGATGTGGAGGAATTGCTGGATGCGGGTATTGATGTGTATACCGCGCTCAATGTGCAGCATCTGGACAGCCTGAATGAGGTGGTGGGTGGCATTGTCGGGGTACGGGTTAGAGAGACGGTGCCAGACCGGATTTTTGATCGTGCGGCGGATGTCCTGCTGGTGGATCTGCCTCCAGACGATTTGTTGTCTCGCCTGAGCGCGGGCAAGGTGTATCTGGCCGACTCGGTGGCCCACGCACGCCAGAATTTTTTTCGTCGCGGCAATCTGATTGCTTTGCGTGAGCTGGCCTTGCGTCGCGTGGCGGATCGGGTCAATGCCGATGTGCATGTCTACCGAATCTCCCATGCCATACGAACTGTCTGGCCCACGCGCGAGCTGTTAATGGTTTGCGTCAGCGCCGAGAGTGCCCAGGAGGCTCTGATTCGGGAGGGGGCGCGCTTGGCGCAGCAATGGCAGACCCCCTGGATTGTGCTGCATGTGGATACGCCGCAGGAAAGTGGGCAGATCAAGGCGCAGGAAGCATTGGTGCGTTTGGCTGCCAGTGCCCAGCATGCGGGAGCCGAGTTTGCCAATATTGCCGGGCAGGATGTGGCGCAGACGATTCTGGCCTATGCCCGTCAGCGCAATGTCACCAAGCTGATTCTGGGGAACTCTTCAGCGCGCTCTGTCTGGCCCTGGCGCACCAGCCTGTTCGAGCGCCTGGCCCGCAGCAATCCTGAAATTGGTTTGCTGCTCCTGCGTATGGATACGGTTCAGCGACCTATCCGGCCTTTGGAGCTGGAACAGCCCATGGTGCAGGGTAAGGCCTTGTTCATTGCCTCACTTATTTGCGTTGTGACCACCTTGTTGGCCGAGCAGCTTTTATCCTTTTTTGATCTTTCCAACGTCATCATGCTGTTCCTGATCACGGTGGTCTTTATCGCTTTGCGGTTGGGACGGCTGGCGGGGGCTTGGGCATCTTTGCTGTCAGTGGCTTTTTTTGATTTTTTCTTTGTTGAGCCGCGCTACTCTTTCTCTGTCACCGACACTCAATACGTGTTTACCTTTGGCGTCATGCTGGTTGTGACGCTGATTATTGGCCAGTTGGCTGCCAAGCTGCAGGCCGAGGCCCGGGCTGCGCGTGATGGGGAGCGTCGTGCAGCGGCGTTAACGCGTGTCAGTCGGGATTTGGCGGGGGCTTTGGCCCTGGAGCAGGTTCTGGCGGTCTGCCGCGATACGTTGGAGCCTTTGTTTGAGATGCAGGTGGTGCTGGTGGTACCGGATCAACAGAACCAACTGGTGGCAACCCGCCACACCGGCTTTGTGGAGTTGTCAGTAGCGCAATGGGTGTTTGATCACATGGAAGCAGCCGGTAATGGTACGGAGACCCTGAACGGCGCCAGTGCCTTGTACCTGCCCTTGAAAGGCCCGATGGCCCCACGGGGTGTCTTGGTGGTGCAGTCCGGGGCTGCGGCCTCGTTAAGCACGCCTGACGGACGGCGTTTGCTGGATGCCTGTTGTTTTATCTTGGCTCAGGCCCTGGAGCGGATTCATTACGTGGAAATTGCCCAGGATACCGTGCTGCGCATGGAGGGGGAGAAAATGCGTAATGCCCTGTTGTCCGCGGTCTCGCACGATTTGCGTACCCCCTTGACTGTGATTCGGGGTTTGGCTGAAACATTGGAGCAGCCCAAGGGCTTAAGCGAGGCGGAGCGCACGGATATTGCCCATTCCATCCGTATTGAGTCTGACGAACTGCGTCGCCAGGTATCTAACTTGCTGGATTTGGCGCGTATGCAGAATGAAGGGGTCAAGCTGCATAAGGAGTGGCATGCTTTGGGCGAGATTGTAGGGATTGCTGTTGCCCGCTGTGCAACCGCCTTGCAGCCCCGCAAAATTGTGACCGAGTTCGCTGCAGACCTGCCCTTGGTCGAGGTGGACGGTGTGATGTTGGAGCGGGTGGTGACGAACTTGCTGGATAATGCCGCCAAATATACCCCCACTACCAGCACGATCTCGCTACGTGGCCTATGTTCTGGCCAATCCATGTATTTACTGATGAGTGATGATGGCCCTGGCCTGCCGCCTGGTGATCCCGAGCGTTTGTTTGAGACGTTTACGCGGGGCTACAAGGAGTCTTCGGTGGCAGGGGTAGGGTTAGGTTTGGGGTTATGCCGAACAATTATCGCCGCGCATGGTGGTACGATCAGCGCCAAGCCGCGTCAGCCTCATGGGGTGATCTTCGAAATCCGTCTGCCTTGGAAAGCGGCTCCCCATATGGATGATGACGAACGACTGATATGA
- a CDS encoding response regulator, giving the protein MNKTQILIVEDESNIRRFVRIALEQEGMSVIEASTLAQARMDAATRRPDLMIVDLGLPDGDGKDLIHDLRSWVYSPILVLSARDREEEKVAALNAGADDYLVKPFGVPELLARIRALLRRSQLVPIAQAASSQVRFGSVHVDLASHEVSRDGEAVHLTPIEFRLLTALIRGHGKVLTHQHLLHETWGAAYSDRPHYLRVYMMQLRQKLEEDAAQPKHLLTELQVGYRLAGLEVDE; this is encoded by the coding sequence ATGAACAAAACCCAGATCTTGATTGTGGAGGACGAATCCAATATTCGTCGTTTTGTACGGATTGCCTTGGAGCAGGAGGGGATGTCCGTCATTGAGGCCAGTACGCTGGCGCAGGCGCGCATGGATGCGGCAACCCGTCGCCCCGATCTGATGATTGTGGATCTGGGTCTGCCCGATGGCGACGGCAAGGACTTGATTCACGATCTGCGAAGTTGGGTCTACTCGCCCATTCTGGTCTTGTCCGCGCGTGATCGGGAAGAGGAAAAAGTGGCGGCTTTGAATGCGGGCGCGGATGATTATCTGGTCAAACCTTTTGGGGTGCCGGAGTTACTGGCCAGAATTCGGGCCTTGTTGCGGCGTTCTCAATTAGTCCCGATTGCACAGGCAGCCTCGTCGCAGGTTCGCTTCGGGAGTGTCCATGTCGATCTGGCGTCCCATGAGGTCTCCCGTGATGGCGAGGCGGTGCATTTAACGCCAATCGAGTTTCGCTTGTTGACGGCTTTGATTCGGGGCCATGGCAAGGTGTTGACGCACCAGCATCTGTTGCATGAAACATGGGGAGCGGCTTATTCGGATCGGCCCCATTATTTGCGGGTGTATATGATGCAGTTGCGCCAAAAACTGGAAGAGGATGCGGCACAGCCCAAGCATCTGCTGACGGAGTTGCAGGTTGGTTACCGATTGGCGGGGTTGGAGGTCGACGAATAG
- the argF gene encoding ornithine carbamoyltransferase has product MDAIVQAGPLRHFLQFRDFSHDEILYVLERARLIKDKFKRYQPHHTLHDRTLAMVFEKASTRTRVSFEAGMYQLGGSVIHLTTTDSQLGRSEPIEDTARVVSRMVDIVMIRTFEQTRLERFASHSRVPVINGLTNEFHPCQILADIFTFIEHRGDIKGKTVAWIGDANNMAYTWLQAAEILGFTLHVSAPNGYHLESDRTGNPDASVLREFDDPLEACKGAHLVTTDVWTSMGYEAENEERRKAFADWCVDQEMMDVAAPDAIFMHCLPAHRGEEVTGEVIDGPQSVVWDEAENRLHVQKALMEFLILGRLEA; this is encoded by the coding sequence ATGGATGCCATCGTGCAAGCAGGACCGCTTCGGCACTTTCTGCAATTTCGCGACTTTTCCCACGACGAAATTTTATATGTGCTGGAACGCGCACGCCTGATCAAAGACAAGTTCAAACGCTATCAGCCGCACCACACATTGCACGACCGCACCCTGGCGATGGTTTTTGAAAAAGCCAGCACCCGCACCCGTGTTTCCTTTGAAGCCGGTATGTATCAGCTAGGCGGTTCGGTTATTCACCTGACCACTACCGACTCGCAGCTAGGCCGCTCCGAACCCATTGAAGATACCGCCCGCGTGGTTTCGCGCATGGTCGATATCGTCATGATTCGCACCTTCGAGCAAACCCGTCTGGAACGCTTTGCCTCCCATTCGCGCGTGCCGGTCATCAATGGCCTGACCAACGAATTCCACCCTTGCCAGATTCTGGCCGACATCTTCACCTTTATCGAACATCGTGGCGATATCAAGGGCAAGACCGTAGCCTGGATTGGGGACGCCAACAATATGGCCTACACCTGGCTGCAAGCGGCGGAAATCCTGGGCTTCACCCTGCATGTATCCGCCCCTAACGGCTACCACCTGGAGTCGGATCGCACAGGCAACCCGGACGCCAGTGTCCTGCGTGAGTTTGACGACCCGCTGGAAGCCTGCAAGGGCGCACATCTGGTCACCACCGACGTGTGGACCAGCATGGGCTACGAGGCCGAAAACGAAGAGCGTCGCAAAGCCTTTGCCGATTGGTGTGTGGATCAGGAAATGATGGATGTGGCTGCTCCTGACGCCATCTTCATGCATTGTTTACCCGCTCACCGTGGTGAAGAAGTCACCGGCGAAGTCATCGACGGCCCACAAAGCGTGGTCTGGGACGAAGCTGAAAACCGCTTACACGTACAAAAAGCATTGATGGAATTCCTGATTCTGGGTCGTTTGGAAGCCTAA
- a CDS encoding DUF3579 domain-containing protein — MTEPVKQLVIHGVTRQDQRFRPSDWAERLAGVMSQFRPAGAMGGHLTYSPYVVPRLIDGVRCVVVDARLRELEPLAWKFVCGFAEDNNLKTSGIDPSNMGPVDS, encoded by the coding sequence ATGACAGAGCCAGTGAAGCAACTTGTAATCCATGGTGTGACCCGGCAGGATCAGCGATTTCGTCCCAGTGATTGGGCAGAACGTTTGGCCGGGGTAATGTCTCAGTTCCGTCCGGCTGGGGCGATGGGAGGGCATCTGACGTATTCGCCCTATGTGGTGCCGCGATTGATTGACGGCGTGCGCTGTGTGGTGGTGGATGCACGCTTGCGGGAGCTGGAACCTTTGGCCTGGAAATTCGTCTGTGGCTTTGCGGAAGATAATAATTTAAAAACCAGCGGCATTGATCCCAGCAATATGGGCCCTGTCGACTCCTGA
- a CDS encoding 2-hydroxyacid dehydrogenase, whose translation MTRPIVLQLASLAQHPSFDEIDRHFERITLPDLNQLCAEQIERVQVLLTSAVTPTPAALINRLPALKAICSVGVGYDAIDVQAAQQRGIQISTTPDVLNDCVADMAWALMLDAARRVTESDRYVRAGLWDSPNGFGLGTRVSGKKLGIVGLGRIGQTIARRASGFDMALRYHNRRPRHDVPWHYEPSLIELAHWADIMVVAAVGGDETRGLINVDVLNALGPKGILVNIARGSVVDESALIAALQEGRLGAAGLDVFENEPLVPQALRDLNQVVLAPHTASATHETREAMLSLALDNILQYQKTGKVLTRLAV comes from the coding sequence ATGACACGTCCTATCGTGCTGCAACTGGCATCTTTGGCCCAGCACCCTTCTTTTGACGAAATCGATCGTCATTTCGAGCGCATTACCCTCCCGGACCTGAACCAGCTCTGCGCCGAACAGATCGAACGCGTACAGGTACTGCTGACCAGCGCCGTCACCCCCACGCCCGCCGCCCTGATAAACCGCCTGCCCGCTTTGAAAGCAATTTGCAGCGTCGGGGTAGGCTACGACGCCATCGACGTGCAAGCCGCCCAACAACGTGGCATCCAGATCAGTACCACCCCTGATGTCTTGAACGATTGCGTGGCCGATATGGCCTGGGCCTTAATGCTGGATGCCGCCCGCCGGGTGACAGAATCCGACCGTTACGTACGTGCCGGCCTGTGGGACAGCCCCAATGGTTTTGGACTGGGTACTCGGGTCAGCGGCAAAAAACTGGGGATTGTGGGCCTGGGCCGCATTGGCCAGACCATTGCCCGCCGAGCCAGTGGATTTGATATGGCACTACGCTATCACAATCGCCGTCCGCGTCACGACGTTCCCTGGCACTACGAACCTTCCCTGATCGAACTGGCCCACTGGGCTGACATCATGGTGGTCGCAGCCGTTGGTGGCGACGAGACACGTGGGTTGATCAACGTTGACGTGCTGAACGCTTTGGGGCCCAAAGGGATTTTGGTCAATATCGCCCGGGGCAGTGTGGTGGATGAAAGCGCACTGATTGCCGCCCTGCAAGAAGGACGGCTGGGCGCCGCTGGGCTGGATGTATTCGAAAACGAACCCCTGGTTCCCCAAGCCTTGCGCGACCTGAACCAGGTTGTACTGGCGCCACACACGGCCAGCGCGACACACGAGACACGCGAAGCCATGCTCTCGCTTGCGCTGGACAATATATTGCAGTATCAAAAAACCGGCAAAGTACTAACACGACTTGCCGTATAA
- the rpsT gene encoding 30S ribosomal protein S20, whose product MANSAQARKRARQAVARNKHNASIRSMLRTAIKRVRQAIDAGDKTAANEVFRKATSIIDRVADKNIIHKNKAARHKSRLSAAIKALA is encoded by the coding sequence ATGGCTAATTCCGCACAAGCACGCAAGCGCGCCCGCCAAGCAGTGGCTCGCAACAAACACAACGCCAGCATCCGTTCCATGCTGCGTACCGCTATCAAGCGCGTTCGTCAGGCCATTGACGCCGGCGACAAAACCGCTGCTAACGAAGTTTTCCGCAAAGCGACCAGCATCATTGATCGCGTTGCCGACAAGAACATCATTCACAAAAACAAGGCTGCCCGCCACAAGAGCCGCCTGTCTGCTGCGATCAAGGCCCTGGCCTGA
- the murJ gene encoding murein biosynthesis integral membrane protein MurJ — translation MGLFRSAATISGLTLLSRITGLARDILIARAFGAGPLTDAFWVAFRIPNLLRRLFAEGAFSQAFVPILGQARKEHEHDKVQQLLDRVALLLTFAVMLVTAVGILAAPWVVSAMASGLTAPERQTEFGAAITMTRMMFPYIICMSLVAFASAVLNTWSRFAVPAFTPILLNLSMIGASLFLVQYMDTPIYALAVGVMIGGLAQLLVQWSALARLGLLPRFSLRLGQARRDPIVQRILKQMLPAILGVSVAQISLLINTNIATWLQSGSVTWLSFADRLMEFPTALLGVALGTVLLPKLSAAHANKDDQNYSSLLDWGLRLVLLLGLPAALGMAMLSDGLVATLFHYGAFAAADVAQTKLAVGAYSVGLVGLLAIKILAPGFYARQDIRTPVRIAIAVLIITQLFNLLLVPTFAHAGLALSIGLGATVNALTLLVMLRKRGIYQPNHDWLRFFLKMIPALAALAAVLVLADRYIDWISLGATPLLRVLYLGGVLLASGISYFGMLFIVGIRPSYFTKRA, via the coding sequence ATGGGTTTGTTTCGCTCGGCGGCCACGATTAGTGGCCTGACGCTCCTGTCTCGCATCACCGGACTGGCACGCGACATCCTGATTGCCCGCGCCTTTGGGGCGGGCCCGCTTACCGACGCTTTCTGGGTCGCATTTCGCATTCCCAATCTGCTGCGACGTCTGTTTGCAGAAGGGGCGTTTTCGCAAGCCTTTGTGCCCATCCTGGGCCAGGCGCGTAAAGAGCACGAACACGACAAGGTGCAGCAATTGCTGGACCGCGTTGCCCTGTTGCTGACCTTTGCCGTCATGCTGGTCACGGCCGTCGGTATCCTGGCCGCCCCTTGGGTGGTCAGCGCCATGGCCAGCGGTTTGACCGCCCCTGAACGACAAACCGAATTTGGTGCCGCCATCACCATGACGCGGATGATGTTCCCCTACATCATCTGCATGTCGCTGGTGGCGTTTGCGTCTGCCGTACTCAATACCTGGAGCCGCTTTGCGGTGCCGGCCTTCACCCCTATCCTGCTGAATCTGTCCATGATTGGCGCCAGCCTGTTTCTGGTGCAGTACATGGACACGCCGATTTATGCGCTGGCCGTTGGGGTCATGATAGGGGGTCTGGCCCAATTGCTGGTGCAATGGAGCGCACTGGCTCGTCTGGGCCTGTTGCCACGATTCTCGCTACGACTGGGTCAAGCGCGCCGCGACCCCATCGTGCAACGCATTCTTAAACAGATGCTGCCCGCCATTTTGGGGGTATCCGTGGCGCAGATTTCCCTGCTGATCAATACCAATATTGCCACCTGGCTGCAGTCAGGCAGCGTGACCTGGCTGTCCTTTGCCGATCGCCTGATGGAATTTCCCACCGCCCTGCTCGGGGTGGCGCTAGGCACGGTCTTGCTGCCCAAACTGTCGGCTGCCCACGCCAATAAAGATGACCAGAATTACAGCAGCTTGCTGGACTGGGGCCTGCGCCTGGTTCTGCTGCTGGGCCTGCCAGCCGCGCTGGGCATGGCCATGCTGTCCGATGGTCTGGTCGCCACCCTGTTCCACTACGGTGCGTTTGCCGCTGCTGACGTGGCCCAGACCAAGCTGGCGGTGGGCGCGTATTCGGTTGGTTTGGTCGGTCTGCTGGCCATCAAGATTCTGGCCCCCGGTTTTTACGCCCGCCAGGATATTCGCACCCCGGTACGCATTGCCATTGCCGTACTGATCATTACCCAACTCTTCAATCTGCTGCTGGTGCCCACCTTTGCCCATGCCGGACTGGCCTTGTCGATTGGCCTGGGCGCGACTGTCAATGCACTGACCTTGCTGGTCATGCTGCGCAAACGCGGGATTTATCAGCCCAATCATGACTGGTTACGCTTTTTCCTGAAGATGATTCCTGCGCTGGCCGCCCTTGCCGCCGTCCTTGTGCTGGCTGACCGCTATATCGACTGGATCAGCCTGGGAGCCACACCCCTGCTGCGTGTGCTGTATTTAGGTGGCGTGTTGCTTGCCAGCGGCATTTCTTATTTCGGCATGTTGTTTATCGTAGGCATTCGCCCCTCTTACTTTACAAAGCGGGCTTAG
- a CDS encoding 3-hydroxyacyl-CoA dehydrogenase — MQINNKTFIVTGGASGLGAGTVRMLVQNGARVIIADIQDEAGQALAQELGQHYQRCDVTSEQDAQAVVDLACQDSSRPLFGLINCAGVAPASRTVGRNGPHTLDLFQKTVMINLVGTFNMCRLAAAAMSNNTPEASGERGVLINTASVAAYDGQIGQAAYGASKAGVVGLTLPLARDLAQTGIRVMTIAPGIFGTPMMFAMPQEVQDSLAASIPFPSRLGRPEDFSQLVQSIINNEMLNGETIRLDGAIRMAPK; from the coding sequence ATGCAAATCAATAACAAGACTTTTATTGTCACGGGCGGCGCATCGGGTCTGGGCGCAGGCACCGTGCGTATGCTGGTTCAAAACGGCGCCCGCGTGATCATTGCCGACATTCAGGACGAGGCCGGTCAAGCGTTGGCCCAGGAGCTGGGTCAGCATTATCAACGCTGTGATGTCACTTCCGAGCAAGATGCCCAGGCCGTCGTGGATCTGGCTTGCCAGGACAGCAGCCGCCCCCTGTTCGGACTGATCAACTGTGCCGGCGTGGCACCTGCCTCACGTACCGTAGGTCGGAATGGGCCCCACACGCTGGACCTGTTCCAGAAAACCGTCATGATCAACCTGGTCGGCACCTTCAATATGTGTCGTCTGGCCGCCGCCGCCATGAGCAACAACACGCCTGAAGCATCGGGCGAGCGTGGCGTGCTGATCAATACGGCTTCGGTAGCCGCCTATGACGGCCAGATTGGCCAAGCGGCTTACGGTGCCTCCAAGGCTGGTGTGGTCGGCTTGACCCTGCCGCTGGCACGTGACCTGGCACAAACCGGCATTCGCGTCATGACCATTGCTCCCGGCATCTTTGGCACCCCGATGATGTTTGCCATGCCTCAGGAAGTTCAGGACTCCCTGGCGGCCAGCATTCCGTTCCCCTCGCGCCTGGGTCGCCCTGAAGATTTCTCCCAACTGGTGCAAAGCATCATCAATAATGAAATGCTCAATGGCGAAACCATCCGTCTGGATGGCGCCATCCGTATGGCACCAAAATAA